DNA from Nitrospira sp.:
TATGTGAAGGGCGGCGGCTGCCATGGTTATCAGTACGGCATGGCCTTCGAGTCCAAGATGAGCGACGACGATACGGTGATTGAACAGGGTGAAGTGAAGGTGATCATGGATTCGCAAAGCGCCCCGCTGCTGAACGGCTGCGAAGTCGATTACGTGGACAGCGTGCAGGGATCCGGCTTCGCGATCAAGAACCCGCAAGCGAAGACGACCTGTGGGTGCGGCAGTTCATTCAGCGCCTAACGCCATCGCGTGGTGGCCTCGGTTCCTCTTCGCATGCCGACCGGCAAGAGGAGGTCCGAGCCGCCGAGAGGAGAGATCGACATGAGTAAAGAGCGCATCACCATTTCGCCCGATTTGTATGACATCATGCCGTCGGACTACCAGGATCTCGTCCGCAACGCCACCTACGGCAAAGAAGACCGAGGTTGGAAAGATATCGGGACCTCGAAGGAACTCATCGAACAGCACTCGCTCTGTGCCGGGTGCCCAGAGTCCATGGCGTTTCGCTATATTTTGGCCTCGCTTCCCAATCCGGAAGACACGGTCATGGTCGGCTCGACCGGATGTACGAGTCTCGTGTTCCCGATGGTGGCCGTGCACAACATTCACTCGCTGTTCGGTAATCAAAACGCGATTGCTTCCGGATTGAA
Protein-coding regions in this window:
- a CDS encoding iron-sulfur cluster assembly accessory protein, translating into MITITATAEEKIRELMREEKDTLGLRVYVKGGGCHGYQYGMAFESKMSDDDTVIEQGEVKVIMDSQSAPLLNGCEVDYVDSVQGSGFAIKNPQAKTTCGCGSSFSA